In the genome of Magnolia sinica isolate HGM2019 chromosome 2, MsV1, whole genome shotgun sequence, one region contains:
- the LOC131237702 gene encoding uncharacterized protein LOC131237702 isoform X1 encodes MGDHFVLLVDRLLTESTLEAAIQSRKQGQNGHASASEVETENELSLQKRDFGDGLRKMVECRICHDEDDDSNMETPCSCCGSLKYAHRKCIQRWCNEKGDTVCEICQQQFRPGYTAPPQLFHYGGNPMNFRGNWGISRQDLHDPRFMAMVATDRDFLDVDYDDYSSPSARSMICCRAIAVIVSAFQLFRFSMIKLLSHCFSFFSWGCVCARVQFMVLLVLRHALPIIISGDENYSFTLFILLLLRTAGILLPVYIMAQALLAIQRRRQQQVPHELPLTTSDDEENEQLQPQLHLIHVH; translated from the exons ATGGGGGATCATTTCGTGTTGTTGGTCGATCGGTTGCTCACTGAATCCACACTGGAAGCTGCAATCCAGAGCAGAAAACAGGGTCAAAATGGGCACGCTTCAGCATCAGAGGTAGAAACCGAGAATGAGCTCTCTTTGCAGAAGAGGGATTTTGGTGATGGGCTGCGGAAAATGGTGGAGTGTCGGATTTGCCACGATGAGGATGATGATTCCAATATGGAGACGCCGTGTTCTTGCTGTGGCAGCTTGAAG TATGCTCACCGCAAATGCATCCAAAGGTGGTGTAATGAGAAGGGTGATACCGTGTGCGAGATATGCCAGCAG CAATTCAGGCCTGGCTACACAGCACCGCCTCAGTTATTTCATTATGGCGGCAATCCCATGAATTTCAG GGGAAACTGGGGGATTTCTAGACAGGACCTGCATGATCCTCGATTCATGGCAATGGTTGCGACCGACCGAGATTTCTTGGATGTTGACTATGATGATTATTCATCTCCTAGTGCGAGAAGCATGATTTGTTGCCGTGCCATTGCTGTTATTGTGAGTGCATTTCAACTTTTCCGATTCTCCATGATAAAGTTACTCTCTCACtgtttctccttcttttcttgggggtgtgtgtgtgcacgtgtgcagTTTATGGTTCTTTTGGTTCTCCGTCATGCGCTTCCGATCATAATCAGTGGAGATGAGAACTATTCATTCACGTTATTCATC TTGTTGTTGTTGAGGACAGCGGGAATCCTTCTCCCGGTTTATATAATGGCGCAAGCACTATTAGCAATTCAACGTCGACGGCAGCAACAG GTGCCTCATGAACTTCCACTCACGACATCTGACGATGAAGAAAATGAGCAATTGCAGCCTCAACTGCATCTCATACATGTGCACTAA
- the LOC131237702 gene encoding uncharacterized protein LOC131237702 isoform X4 has product MGDHFVLLVDRLLTESTLEAAIQSRKQGQNGHASASEVETENELSLQKRDFGDGLRKMVECRICHDEDDDSNMETPCSCCGSLKYAHRKCIQRWCNEKGDTVCEICQQQFRPGYTAPPQLFHYGGNPMNFRGNWGISRQDLHDPRFMAMVATDRDFLDVDYDDYSSPSARSMICCRAIAVIFMVLLVLRHALPIIISGDENYSFTLFIRESFSRFI; this is encoded by the exons ATGGGGGATCATTTCGTGTTGTTGGTCGATCGGTTGCTCACTGAATCCACACTGGAAGCTGCAATCCAGAGCAGAAAACAGGGTCAAAATGGGCACGCTTCAGCATCAGAGGTAGAAACCGAGAATGAGCTCTCTTTGCAGAAGAGGGATTTTGGTGATGGGCTGCGGAAAATGGTGGAGTGTCGGATTTGCCACGATGAGGATGATGATTCCAATATGGAGACGCCGTGTTCTTGCTGTGGCAGCTTGAAG TATGCTCACCGCAAATGCATCCAAAGGTGGTGTAATGAGAAGGGTGATACCGTGTGCGAGATATGCCAGCAG CAATTCAGGCCTGGCTACACAGCACCGCCTCAGTTATTTCATTATGGCGGCAATCCCATGAATTTCAG GGGAAACTGGGGGATTTCTAGACAGGACCTGCATGATCCTCGATTCATGGCAATGGTTGCGACCGACCGAGATTTCTTGGATGTTGACTATGATGATTATTCATCTCCTAGTGCGAGAAGCATGATTTGTTGCCGTGCCATTGCTGTTATT TTTATGGTTCTTTTGGTTCTCCGTCATGCGCTTCCGATCATAATCAGTGGAGATGAGAACTATTCATTCACGTTATTCATC CGGGAATCCTTCTCCCGGTTTATATAA
- the LOC131237702 gene encoding uncharacterized protein LOC131237702 isoform X2: MGDHFVLLVDRLLTESTLEAAIQSRKQGQNGHASASEVETENELSLQKRDFGDGLRKMVECRICHDEDDDSNMETPCSCCGSLKYAHRKCIQRWCNEKGDTVCEICQQQFRPGYTAPPQLFHYGGNPMNFRGNWGISRQDLHDPRFMAMVATDRDFLDVDYDDYSSPSARSMICCRAIAVIFMVLLVLRHALPIIISGDENYSFTLFILLLLRTAGILLPVYIMAQALLAIQRRRQQQVPHELPLTTSDDEENEQLQPQLHLIHVH; this comes from the exons ATGGGGGATCATTTCGTGTTGTTGGTCGATCGGTTGCTCACTGAATCCACACTGGAAGCTGCAATCCAGAGCAGAAAACAGGGTCAAAATGGGCACGCTTCAGCATCAGAGGTAGAAACCGAGAATGAGCTCTCTTTGCAGAAGAGGGATTTTGGTGATGGGCTGCGGAAAATGGTGGAGTGTCGGATTTGCCACGATGAGGATGATGATTCCAATATGGAGACGCCGTGTTCTTGCTGTGGCAGCTTGAAG TATGCTCACCGCAAATGCATCCAAAGGTGGTGTAATGAGAAGGGTGATACCGTGTGCGAGATATGCCAGCAG CAATTCAGGCCTGGCTACACAGCACCGCCTCAGTTATTTCATTATGGCGGCAATCCCATGAATTTCAG GGGAAACTGGGGGATTTCTAGACAGGACCTGCATGATCCTCGATTCATGGCAATGGTTGCGACCGACCGAGATTTCTTGGATGTTGACTATGATGATTATTCATCTCCTAGTGCGAGAAGCATGATTTGTTGCCGTGCCATTGCTGTTATT TTTATGGTTCTTTTGGTTCTCCGTCATGCGCTTCCGATCATAATCAGTGGAGATGAGAACTATTCATTCACGTTATTCATC TTGTTGTTGTTGAGGACAGCGGGAATCCTTCTCCCGGTTTATATAATGGCGCAAGCACTATTAGCAATTCAACGTCGACGGCAGCAACAG GTGCCTCATGAACTTCCACTCACGACATCTGACGATGAAGAAAATGAGCAATTGCAGCCTCAACTGCATCTCATACATGTGCACTAA
- the LOC131237702 gene encoding uncharacterized protein LOC131237702 isoform X3 codes for MGDHFVLLVDRLLTESTLEAAIQSRKQGQNGHASASEVETENELSLQKRDFGDGLRKMVECRICHDEDDDSNMETPCSCCGSLKYAHRKCIQRWCNEKGDTVCEICQQQFRPGYTAPPQLFHYGGNPMNFRGNWGISRQDLHDPRFMAMVATDRDFLDVDYDDYSSPSARSMICCRAIAVIVSAFQLFRFSMIKLLSHCFSFFSWGCVCARVQFMVLLVLRHALPIIISGDENYSFTLFIRESFSRFI; via the exons ATGGGGGATCATTTCGTGTTGTTGGTCGATCGGTTGCTCACTGAATCCACACTGGAAGCTGCAATCCAGAGCAGAAAACAGGGTCAAAATGGGCACGCTTCAGCATCAGAGGTAGAAACCGAGAATGAGCTCTCTTTGCAGAAGAGGGATTTTGGTGATGGGCTGCGGAAAATGGTGGAGTGTCGGATTTGCCACGATGAGGATGATGATTCCAATATGGAGACGCCGTGTTCTTGCTGTGGCAGCTTGAAG TATGCTCACCGCAAATGCATCCAAAGGTGGTGTAATGAGAAGGGTGATACCGTGTGCGAGATATGCCAGCAG CAATTCAGGCCTGGCTACACAGCACCGCCTCAGTTATTTCATTATGGCGGCAATCCCATGAATTTCAG GGGAAACTGGGGGATTTCTAGACAGGACCTGCATGATCCTCGATTCATGGCAATGGTTGCGACCGACCGAGATTTCTTGGATGTTGACTATGATGATTATTCATCTCCTAGTGCGAGAAGCATGATTTGTTGCCGTGCCATTGCTGTTATTGTGAGTGCATTTCAACTTTTCCGATTCTCCATGATAAAGTTACTCTCTCACtgtttctccttcttttcttgggggtgtgtgtgtgcacgtgtgcagTTTATGGTTCTTTTGGTTCTCCGTCATGCGCTTCCGATCATAATCAGTGGAGATGAGAACTATTCATTCACGTTATTCATC CGGGAATCCTTCTCCCGGTTTATATAA